A region from the Arvicola amphibius chromosome 12, mArvAmp1.2, whole genome shotgun sequence genome encodes:
- the Glt8d1 gene encoding glycosyltransferase 8 domain-containing protein 1 gives MSFRKVSIIIWVLAVVLFLLVLHHNFLSLSSLLRNDVTDSGILGLQPIDFATDVHQHPVNGRQEEIPVVIAASEDRLGGTIAAINSVHRNTRSNVIFYIVTLNSTADHLRSWLNSVSLKSIRYKIVNFDTKLLEGKVKEDPDQGESMKPLTFARFYLPILVPSVKKAIYMDDDVIVQGDILALYNTPLKPGHAAAFSEDCDSASTKVIIRGAGNQYNYIGYLDYKKERIRKLSMKASTCSFNPGVFVANLTEWKRQNVTNQLEKWMKLNVEEGLYSRTLAGSITTPPLLIVFYQQHSTIDPMWNVRHLGSSAGKRYSPQFVKAAKLLHWNGHFKPWGRAASYADVWEKWYVPDPTGKFSLIRRHMDASNIK, from the exons atgTCATTCCGTAAAG TGAGCATCATCATCTGGGTCCTGGCTGTTGTTCTCTTCTTATTGGTTTTGCACCATAACTTCCTTAGCTTGAGTAGTTTGCTAAGGAATGACGTAACAG ATTCAGGAATCCTGGGGCTTCAGCCCATAGACTTTGCCACAGATGTTCATCAACATCCAGTAAATGGTAGACAAGAAGAGATTCCTGTGGTCATTGCTGCCTCTGAAGACAGGCTGGGTGGGACGATTGCGGCCATAAATAGCGTTCATCGGAACACTCGCTCCAATGTGATTTTTTACATTGTTACCCTCAACAGTACAGCAGACCATCTCCG GTCCTGGCTTAACAGTGTTTCCCTGAAAAGCATCAGGTACAAAATTGTAAATTTTGATACTAAACTTTTAGAAGGGAAAGTAAAGGAGGATCCTGACCAGGGGGAGTCCATGAAACCA TTAACCTTTGCAAGGTTCTACTTGCCAATTCTGGTTCCCAGTGTAAAGAAGGCCATATACATGGATGATGATGTAATTGTACAAG GTGACATTCTTGCCTTGTATAATACACCACTGAAGCCAGGACATGCTGCTGCATTTTCAGAAGATTGTGATTCAGCCTCTACTAAAGTCATTATCCGTGGAGCAGGGAACCAA TACAATTATATTGGCTATCTTGactataaaaaggaaagaattcgTAAGCTTTCCATGAAAGCCAGCACCTGCTCCTTTAATCCTGGAGTTTTTGTTGCAAACTTGACTGAATGGAAGAGACAGAATGTAACTAACCAGCTGGAGAAATGGATGAAGCTTAATGTAGA AGAGGGACTGTACAGTAGAACTCTGGCTGGCAGCATCACCACCCCTCCTCTGCTTATCGTATTTTATCAACAACATTCCACCATTGACCCTATGTGGAACGTCCGACACCTTG gttccaGTGCTGGAAAACGGTATTCACCCCAGTTTGTAAAGGCTGCCAAGTTACTTCACTGGAATGGCCACTTCAAGCCTTGGGGAAGAGCTGCTTCATATGCGGATGTTTGGGAAAAATGGTATGTTCCAGACCCAACAGGCAAATTCAGCTTAATCCGAAGACATATGGATGCCTCAAACATAAAGTGA
- the Gnl3 gene encoding guanine nucleotide-binding protein-like 3 gives MKRPKLKKASKRMTCHKRYKIQKKVREHHRKLRKEAKKRGHKKPRKDPGVPNSAPFKEAVLREAELRKQQLEELKQQQKLDRQQERKRKLEVNPGDEQFNVEPKQECEEPKTKRAKSGKQNPKKLHCRELKKVIEASDVVLEVLDARDPLGCRCPQVEEAVVKSGHKKLVLVLNKSDLVPKENLENWLNYLNKELPTVVFKASTNMKYREKILKVKKKPVPLQSKTCCGKDALYKLLKSFQQSCGKDIQVGVIGFPNVGKSSIINSLKQEWICNVGVPMGLTRSMQVVPLDKQITVIDSPCFIISPSNSPTALALRSPTSIEVLRPLEAASAILSQADSQQVVLKYTVPEFKDSLDFFTKLAQRRGLHQKGGGPSVESAAKLLWSEWTGASLGYYCHPPASWTLSPHFSESVTENMKRGFNVEDLEMSNAHSIQVLKGLHLTNRILFRSSGLTNGIIEETDIPEELPRHKENRQGGEDDGNGDGENNADISDAPPVEDTTEMLPVESTASKPSDSSFAVDKMRKEDDDVYDFRTDYV, from the exons agttaaagaaagcaagcaaacgtATGACCTGCCATAAGCGGTATAAAATCCAAAAAAAG GTCCGAGAACATCACCGTAAATTAAGGAAGGAAGCTAAAAAACGGGGTCACAAGAAGCCTAGGAAGGACCCTGGAGTTCCAAATAGTGCTCCCTTTAAAGAGGCTGTTCTTCGTGAAGCTGAACTAAGGAAACAGCAG CTTGAAGAACTAAAGCAGCAGCAGAAACTTGATAggcaacaagaaaggaaaagaaaacttgaagTTAACCCTGGTGATGAGCAATTCAATGTGGAACCTAAGCAG GAATGTGAAGAACCCAAAACGAAGAGAGCTAAATCaggaaaacagaatccaaagAAGTTGCACTGTCGGGAACTTAAAAAG GTGATTGAGGCCTCAGATGTCGTGTTAGAGGTTTTGGATGCCAGAGATCCTCTTGGCTGTAGGTGTCCTCAGGTCGAAGAAGCTGTTGTCAAAAGTGGACATAAGAAGCTGGTACTTGTATTAAATAAATCAG ATCTAGTACCAAAGGAGAATTTGGAGAACTGGCTAAATTACTTGAATAAAGAATTGCCAACAGTGGTGTTCAAAGCCTCAACAAACATGAAGTACAGAGAGAAGATCCTCAAG GTAAAGAAGAAACCTGTTCCATTGCAAAGTAAAACCTGCTGTGGCAAGGATGCACTCTATAAGCTTCTTAAAAGTTTTCAGCAGTCATGTGGGAAAGATATTCAGGTTGGAGTAATTG GTTTCCCAAATGTGGGGAAAAGCAGCATCATTAATAGTTTAAAACAAGAATGGATATGTAATGTTGGAGTTCCCATGGGACTTACAAG GAGCATGCAGGTTGTCCCTTTGGACAAGCAGATCACAGTCATAGATAGTCCATGCTTCATTATTTCACCCAGTAACTCCCCTACTGCACTTGCTCTCCGGAGTCCAACAAGCATTGAAGTACTAAGACCACTAGAGGCTGCCAGTGCCATTCTATCCCAGGCTGATAGTCAACAG gtggtTTTAAAATACACTGTCCCAGAGTTTAAggattctttggatttttttactAAACTTGCTCAGAGAAGAGGTCTGCACCAAAAGGGTGGAGGCCCAAGTGTGGAAAGTGCTGCTAAGCTGCTGTGGTCTGAGTGGACAGG TGCCTCATTAGGTTACTActgtcatcctcctgcttcctggaCTCTTTCTCCACATTTCAGTGAGAGTGTTACAGAAAACATGAAGAGGGGCTTTAATGTGGAGGACTTAGAAATGAGTAATGCACACAGCATACAAG TCCTCAAGGGCCTTCATTTAACTAACAGAATCCTTTTCCGGTCTTCGGGCCTGACAAATGGAATAATAGAAGAAACAGACATACCCGAAGAATTgccaagacacaaagaaaacagacaggGTGGTGAAGATGATGGAAATGGTGATGGTGAAAATAAT GCAGACATCTCAGATGCACCCCCTGTAGAAGATACCACAGAGATGTTACCTGTGGAATCAACAGCAA GTAAACCATCTGACAGCTCATTTGCCGTGGATAAAATGCGTAAAGAGGATGATGATGTCTATGACTTTAGAACAGATTATGTATAA
- the Spcs1 gene encoding signal peptidase complex subunit 1 yields the protein MRWIPGTLGDVSPLAMARGGARGCPCPSDTSASGATAVRLRGSAGRPSYARCRTPQTKLLKNRLPLLCCRSSPPIMLEHLSSLPTQMDYKGQKLAEQMFQGIILFSAIVGFIYGYVAEQFGWTVYIVMAGFAFSCLLTLPPWPIYRRHPLKWLPVQDLGTEDKKSGDRKVKRHAKNN from the exons ATGCGCTGGATTCCAGGAACTTTAGGAGACGTCTCTCCTTTGGCGATGGCGCGGGGCGGGGCCAGAGGGTGTCCGTGCCCGTCGGACACATCCGCTTCCGGGGCCACGGCCGTCAGACTGAGGGGCTCGGCGGGTCGACCAAGCTACGCTCGGTGTCGCACCCCACAAACCAAACTCCTTAAGAATCGGCTACCTCTGCTTTGTTGTCGATCTTCTCCGCCAATCATGCTGGAACATCTGAGTTCGCTGCCCACCCAGATG GATTACAAGGGGCAGAAGCTAGCTGAACAGATGTTTCAGGGGATTATTCTTTTTTCTGCA atagTTGGGTTTATCTACGGGTACGTGGCTGAACAGTTTGGGTGGACCGTCTACATAGTTATGGCCGGATTTGCTTTCTCGTGTTTG CTGACACTTCCTCCGTGGCCAATCTATCGCCGGCATCCCCTGAAGTGGTTACCTGTTCAAGACTTAGGCACCGAAGACAAGAAATCAGGGGACAGAAAAGTTAAGAGACATGCTAAAAATAATTGA